The genome window caAAAAGCACTAACGAGGGATGCATTTTGACAGTGAAACAGTCTCTGTCAACAATAGTTAAGTCCCTTATACTCTTTAGTATTTGATTCATGCGCTTCTTAAAAGGTAAAAATATATGTACACAGCATGCAGTGTTTTCAATGCCACACGTAGATTTGCCGCTACTTGGTCCagcagagaataagaagacacagCAAGAGGGATCGACGTAACCGACATACCGTCTTTGACGTTATACTTAGCGAGGAATCAGACCACTCTCGATATTCTTTTACAAAAAAGAGGCATGAATCACCGCtcctccataaaaaaaaaaaacatttaccttatttttcggagtataagtcgctccggagtataagtcgcaccggccgaaaatgcataataaagaaggaaaaaaacatataataataataataactgggatttatatagcgcttttctaagtacccaaagtcgctttacatgtagaacccatcaatcattcacacctggtggtggtaagctactttcatagactgacagaagcgtggctacAATTTgcaccaacggcccctccgaccaccacctatcattcatcattcaattcaccggtgtgagtggcaccgggggcaaaagggtgaagtgtcccgcccaaggacacaacggcagcgatttttggatggtaagaggcggggagcgaacctgcaaccctcaggtttctggcacggttgctctacccactacgccatgccgcccccttatataagtcgcactggagtataagtcgcattttttggggggaaatgtatttgataaaagccaacaccaagaatagacaaaggcaatttaaaataaataaagaatagtgaacaacaggctgaataagtgtacgttatatgaggcataaataaccaactggtatgttaacgtaacatattatggtaagagtcattcaaataactataacatatagaacatgctatacgtttaccaaacaatctgtcactcctaatcgctaaatcccatgaaatcttatacgtctagtctcttatgtgaatgagataaataatattataatgtgttaataatttcacacataagtcgctcctgagtataaggcgcacccccggccaaactatgaaaaaaactgcgacttatagtccgtgaaatacggtagttataTAGTTTAGTTTTGCAAGCGGCCAATTACGCAAACTGGACAGTTAAGGTCATATTTCACCCTTTAACCCTAACCTTAGTATGCAGCTCTATGACTTCCCTCACATATTTAATGAAGGGTTCTGTTCATGGAAAACTATCCATTACCTTTTCGGATTGAGCAAACATAACCACGTGTCGTTCCTTAATGtaaaacatgtctgaaacaaatcAATCATAACCATAACCATGAATGAGGACCGCGTTATGGCGACATTACCAGTCTGGTCCTAAGTTGTGTTCGAGCATCATACCAGAGTGGTGGCTACCAAGAAATATTGGTGGATCAAAAAAGTACCCACAGTGCCACTTGGTGAAGGCCTCTTTCTTTGAGGTTTCCTTCCGGTGACCACCTGCACTTGGGTTTTATACGCAAAGGTCAGGAGGAAGACGAGAGCGCTCCGTAGGCAGAAGTGGAATACACACAATAATGAGTGTGAAGGAGAAAAGTCTGGAATAAACCTGTTGCTGCTCTTTGAGGAGGAGAGCTTCCTCCAACCTACCAATGCTCCTCAGGATCAAGTTTCTTCTCTTCACCCCCCTTTTCCTCGTCTCCAACCTTCTCGGCTGTGGAATTATGGAAGGAgggcccttcttttttttttttttcttctgtcctttctttcttttcatctgtttttttcccccccttctcCGAGGGAGGGGTCCATTCTTGTCTTCCCTGAACGTGAGCGGCAGCGAGAGGCTAACGAGGGTGCGTCCCAGTCGCTCCAGTCCCAGCGCCTCCCAGCGCAGACTCCCATATAAAAGCCCTGGTGGAAAGTTAGTGTAGGCAGTAGGGAGTTTTCTGCTGGGGTCAGGAGGACTGTGGAATCAAGCGGACCCTACCCCAAACACCCGTGTATGAGTGGAGTGTAGCAGAAAGAGAAGACATCCCCAACTTTTTTCCTCTCTTGCCTCAAAGAGTCTACATGTCTAGCGGCATCTAGACATGTTCAGCTTTGTGGATTTGCGGCTGGCGCTGCTGCTCGGCGCAGCGGTGCTCTTGGTGAGAGCGCAGGGCGAGGACGACCGTAAGTGTCACCGTCTCATCATCACTCTTTTCCGGAGCTTCTCGACCAGCCTTTTGGAAAAGTGGATATATTCTTTTCGCGTGGACGTTTGGCCGGCTTGAAATCTTAAGACAGGGAGCGAAAAAACCTTTGCAGTAGAAAAGCGAGGGTTTTTGATGGCCGCATTCTTTCCAGCAGATAGATAAATAAAAGAAAAGGAGTGCAGGCTTTGCGTAATGCATGGGGCATCCCAAGAAGGCCCCTCGCCCTGCCCCCCCTTTCCCCACCCTAATGCATGCAAAGCAAGTTGCTGCAGGTTTTCTAGCCAAGGGTTTCTATGCGACGACTCACAAACGTCACATCTTTTTAGGCAGATTGCTCACATTTAAACCCACCCCCCCTTCCTAtttatatgcatttttttaagTAAACACTTTTGCAACTTAAAAGGGTGTACCTGGGCCTTCCTCTGCCGAGTCCAGTAGACAGCTTTACTGCAGGTTTGATTGACGTGGCAATGTCAACAACGCCCCCCGGGCCCATTGTCGAGTTGGCCAGGTGAGGAGGCACCTTGAATGGGGGGGGAAGGGGGATAAGAAAGGTGAGCAAGAGTAGTATTATTTATCCATTTGTCCAGTGCAAGGATAGagggtttttttctgtaaaagttAGGGCCTTTAAGGCAAGAACAAAGGAGCAGATATTCCACTTTTCCAGATGTGCATCTAGAGAAACAGATGAGGTCTTCTAGTGCCATCTAGCGGCCGAGCTGTGCACCTGCACGCCACTTCTCTTCTCACCCCCCCCTCTCGGCTGTTTAATCTGTGGCTCTAATTGCAAACACATGtggaagtcttttttttttccaccagcTGCTGCCAAGCCCGCAAAGTATGTGAGGTCAGCTCTTAGGCATTCGTTATCAACTTTATCATGCTTAAAATCTTAAAAATTAAGCAAAATGCGACACATTTCATATcctgcttttttttaaatgcctctctTTTACTTTACATTTCGCTCCTTCCAATATGCCTACAATTATAAAAACGCTTTATTCGCACGAATTGGTGAATATATAACTTACTTTCAGCCACAAAACGAGACGATACACGGTGTTTAGGTTGGGAGCTTACTTccgggttgttgttgttttgttttttttcttgttcgcGCTCTTGTTCTTGTTCACTTACCTTATGTGTCTCTGTCGCCCCCCTCAGGCGAGGGTGGCAGTTGCACCCTCGACGGCCAGGTGTTTGCGGACCGTGACGTGTGGAAACCCGAGCCATGCCAGATCTGCGTGTGCGACAGCGGCACGGTGATGTGCGATGAGGTCATCTGCGAGGACACGGCCGACTGCCCCAACCCCGTCATCCCCCACGACGAGTGCTGCCCCATCTGCCCCGACGACGGTACGCCATCAACACACATAATGatctgtaatattattattataacataaacatattaatttcacatcatactttttttttatctgaCTGCAGGCTACCAGGGTCAATCTCAAGTTGaggtaaattattttatttatataataatgtGATATCATTAAAAACTGCAGTTAATATCAGAAAAAAAGTTGAATTATTggtataatatataaaaaaaaatgattgtgAGGAATTGTATCCATTGAGTTGTTTATCAACCAGGTCAATTAAACATGGTTTTTCTAAAATGCCGTTTCTCCCCAAAAGGGACCCAAGGGAGACCGTGGACCTAAGGGAGAGAGGGTAAGTGTGCGGTGGTCTTTTTACACGTTTTTTTTGTGTAAGGAAAACTGAtgcatctgtaaaaaaaaaaaatctacctgGATCCATACTAATGGTGTTTGATCTTGTTGAATTAAGGTTGAAAGAAATTTGTTGACATTTTTGCTCTATTTAGAATACAGCTAAATTTGAGTTATGGTGACTTATGTCTTTACTCTACTTCCTGTTTGCTAATGTCACATGACCGGTTTATACGTCACCATGTTATGACTGACTTGTCATGACTAAATATTATCTCTCTCCCCCCCACCCGCAGGGTCTTGCTGGTCCCGCTGGTAACGATGGTGTCCCCGGCCAGCCTGGTCTGCCCGGACCTCCCGGCCCCCCTGGACCCCCCGGCCTCGGTGGAGTAAGTACTCATTTTTTTTAGAGGGGATATTTTTGTGTGTATCTGACACACAATCACGGCACAATGGATACTTTGGGGGTATTTATCCAGTTGCCGGGGGGAGGGAGATTATGAATATGTATACCGgtaagtgccaaaaaaaaaatgtaatttacttGAATCAGCTGACATCATTCTTGATTCCATGCATAACAGATAACTTAGTGACTACATACATTTAATTTGCATCTGGTAAATATAATTTAATTATGCTTAAAAGATATAGCATCTGTATGCTAACTATGCTATTATTATGCATTGCTATTGTGTAGCTGCATTTTGTAGTGTTGTCAGTTGTGTCACCTaaacacatttttgaatgttttatgtGTCATTAGGAGTTAAGGATGGATTATTAATAGATCTGCAAAACATTGGAATGCCACTACAGTGATTATAAATATGAATCCTCCTTTTTTTGCAGAACTTCTCCCCTCAGATGTCTGGTGGCTATTCCGACAAATCTCCCCCCATTCCCGTTCCCGGACCCATGGTACGCGACGATTTCCTACGATTCCTATTCAAATCCGCAGGTCACGCGGACTCTAACCCCTCTCTCGCCCTCATTTGCAGGGCCCAATGGGACCTCGTGGACCCCCTGGATCTGCCGGTGCTAGTGTAAGAACACCACTTCTTCTTCAGTTTGAGCCTTTATCCTAAGCGTTCCGGCTGTGACTATCCTCGGTATGAATCGTGAAAATATGCAATCCTGCCTGTGAGGAACTAAGAAACCATGGAGACTGATTGGATCTGCGTGTTTACATGAAGCCCGGCTATAAATCGCGTTTAATACAGAACCAGGAAGTGAATTGTTGATGTGACACGTCTTCCAAAAAGCGGTTTTGACTGTTTTTGTGTCCTATGCTCAGGGCCCTCAGGGATTCACTGGTCCCCCCGGTGAGTCTGGAGAATCTGGAGCTTCTGTGAGTACTACAAATGCACACATCACTAGTTTTTACTTGATGCAACTCTTGACTTTTTATACGTGCTTCGTGTCTACAGGGCCCTATGGGACCCCGCGGCCCCGCCGGCCCATCTGGAAAGAACGGAGAGGACGTAAGTCAATCAACTCTTACTCACCTCGCAGGTAACACTTTCATCACGCGCCCCCCTGATCTTATTCTTCTCCTGGTATTAGGGTGAATCTGGCAAACCAGGTCGCTCTGGCGAGCGTGGACCTCCTGGCGCTCAGGTGAGTCGCCATGGCGCCTGCAACAATTATATCGTAAACACACTATAAACATCCCTTTCCCCTTGTCTATACACATCAGGGAGCTCGCGGTTTCCCCGGAACTCCCGGTCTGCCCGGAATCAAGGGACACAGAGTGAGTCCGGAATAAAAGAATTCTGCAAAATGGCGCTAATGGATAAAAGCAGGATGTCATACGTCAATCTTTGCTTCTCTGCAGGGATTCAGCGGTCTGGATGGTGCCAAGGGAGATGGTGGCCCCGCTGGACCCAAGGTAACTTATTTGTAGCTTTTTCTTACAAAACCAATACCGTTTTCTTGCAAGTGCCCATAAACCTGCATTGAAGCGTTTTCTGTATTTCAATTCATTGTGAACACTGTTTATAGTCATCATAATAGTAACTTAtcggtaaaatattttttatttactatcATTGCCTTCCGAACCATTTAGATAAGACTGGGTTGAGCTTGCTACATCCTCCTAAGAGCCAGCGGCTTTGCAAAACACAAAGCTGTGGACGCTGGTTCTTGGGCGATTATGCCATAAAATAATCAAAGAAAAGCTTGAAAGTTTTTGGGAAACAATGACTTTAGAGAAATGATCATTAATTTTAGATGTGTGTGTTTAGGGAGAGACTGGTGCCGCTGGTGAGAACGGAACCCCCGGAGCTATGGTGAGTAAACCAAGCCATGCCAAGTCTTGGATTCTCTACAGAAGCGATGCCACGTTTTGTTCATTAAACCCCTTATTTTCCTCGCCTTTTAGGGACCTCGTGGTTTGCCCGGCGAGAGAGGCCGCAGTGGCGCTGCTGGGGCTGCTGTGAGTTCACTCGCCTTTTAGCTTGATTGTTCGAGTCATTGGTGACCTGGGAGCTAATGGTGGTTGTTCTCCTGCTGCAGGGAGCTCGTGGTAACGATGGTGCCGCTGGTGCTGCCGGACCTCCCGTAAGTCGACAGCATAGGCTCATTTAGAAAGGTTTGTTTGGCACTTTTGTCTGAATATGTTGCATGTATTGATCCTTTTCAGGGTCCTACCGGCCCCGCTGGACCTCCTGGATTCCCCGGTGGCCCTGGAGCCAAGGTACAAGACAGAATTTACATGCATTCATTCTCCTTTGGCCCAGTAAGAACCATCTTGTATGGTCTGGTCACGGTCAGCTCAGATGAATTGTTTGGCCTAATTTGgccaattagtttttttttcctccattatTATCACATCTTAAAGTAAAATTTGCATTTACCCATAATGCATCAACTACCAATGATATGAGCATCATTGAACATTTCAATACTTAGTAATACAATTCAGATTTGGtcacaacatactgtacatacatagatTTTCTGAGAATATTTAACTCTATTCTCAGGGTGAGGCCGGACCTCAGGGATCTCGTGGAGCCGAGGGCCCTGCCGGATCCCGTGGTGAGCCCGGTAACCCCGGACCCGCCGGTGCTGCTGGAGCTGCTGTAAGTACAAACCCCTCTGTGATTGACTTGGGCTTGAGTCTAACGGCTCCCAAATGAAAAAATTATTTGACTTCAGAACGGTTCGAGATAATCACTTCCCTTTCTTTTGTCTTTCAGGGTAACCCCGGAAGTGATGGAGCTGCTGGAGCTAAGGGAGGCCCTGTAAGTAAACCATCCCCTACTCGAGGCCTAACCTCCTCATCAGATCCGACAGTAAAGTGACACGTGCTGCCACCTGCAGGGTGCTTCTGGAGTTGCTGGTGCTCCCGGATTCCCCGGACCCCGTGGACCCCCAGGAGCTCACGGTGCTGCTGGTGCTGCAGGACCCAAGGGTAACACTGTGAGTAAAGCCCTTACAAAACCCATTATGATCCCGAGAAATTGGTATGGTAAAAATGTATAGATAACTTACCGtgcatattattattttgttgtgttatGGTATCTTTATTGACATTTTCTTGTATCTTTCTCGTAGGGCGAGGCTGGTGCCCCTGGATCCAAGGGAGAGCATGGTGCTAAGGGAGAGGCTGTAAGTTTGCATCTCATAAAAGAAcatgattttttaaatatatatttataatgccTTCCGTAACTTATATTGTATGTGAATTTGTCATTCTACAGGGTGCCCCAGGAGTTCAGGGACCTCCCGGACCTTCCGGTGAGGAGGGCAAGAGAGGAGGCAGAGGAGAGCCTGGTCCCGTTGGAGGCCGTGGAGTTCCTGGCGAGCGTGTAAGCCTTATAGCTTAATTCATCTCCAGCTTCAAGATTGActatttttattgaataaaacatAAGCAATATCAAATATAGTGCAAACATGCTAGTGCCCCCTACAGGCAATTTGGTTGCGACTGCAAGAACCAAACTCATTTTAGTGGTTACGTTCCCTGAAGTCAATTATTGATCTCTGCTTCCAGTCATACGGAACCTCCTTTATAACAACTTAATATTTGACTCCTTTTGCAGGGTGGTACTGGTGGTCGTGGTTTCCCTGGTTCTGATGGTGCCGCTGGACCCAAAGTGAGTACAGCACATATGCATCAACCATAGATCATCCAGTCCACTTGTGTTTTCCTGTTGAAGTAATTTCTTCCTGACAACCGATCACAGGGTGCCACTGGCGAGCGTGGTTCCCCAGGTGTTGCTGGAGCTAAAGGAAACAGCGGAGAGGTCGGCCGCACTGGTGAGCCTGGTTTGCCCGGCGCTAAGGTGAGGCTCTCCTGCCAGCTGTTTTGATTACCGAACATGGTTTCTTCACTGTCTTACTCTAAACATTTTTGGCATTTGTTTTGACCTTTTAGGGTATGACTGGCAGCCCAGGCAGCCCTGGACCTGATGGCAAGATGGGACCTAATGTAAGTTCTCATCATCACGCCAGGACGTTTGGTTGATATTCCTTCTTTAAACGCTCAACTTCATCCACTTTACCAGGGAGCCCCCGGACAAGATGGCCGCCCCGGACCTCCTGGCGCCGTTGGAGCCAGAGGCCAGCCCGGAGTCATGGGATTCCCAGGACCCAAGGGAGCTGCTGTAAGTACTGCGCCTCTAGCTGTGAAGTAGATTTGACGAGTTTCTACTGGTATCTAGATCATTGTCGAGATCACTCTGGTGATGAAAGTTCTTTTTTTTGGACTTTAGGGTGATGGTGGAAAGCCCGGTGAGCGTGGAGTGATGGGACCTACCGGCCCTGTTGTGAGTGTTCCGCTGTGTGAAGCTGCCATGTTCTTGTCCGATGTGAATGCTCGACATTCAGACTGCAACATATTTGTCTATTTAGGGTGCTCCTGGTAAGGACGGTGACGTTGGTGCTCAGGGAGCTGCTGGACCTTCTGTGAGTAGACGCAGGCATTACCAATAAACTTCCAAGCGGATTGTTCCGATTGGTTCCTAAGTTTCTTCCTTTGCTTTTCCTTAGGGACCTGCTGGTGAGAGAGGCGAGGCAGGACCAGGTGGACCTCCCGGATTCCAGGGACTTCCAGGACCCCAAGGTGCTATTGGCGAGACTGGCAAGTCCGGAGAGCAGGTACTGACTGAATTTAGCTCGAGTGAGCTCACTTCCTGGAAGAGTTTATCGACTTGTTCTTTTTGTCCTGTAATATAGGGTGTGCCCGGAGAGGCTGGAGCCTCAGGACCTGCTGGTTCAAGAGTAAGTCCATCCTCATATATTTACATTAAATGATAGACTATAATGACTTGGATTCTGGTTATGCTCAAGTCCACTAACGCTCTGCTATCCTCAGGGTGACAGAGGATTCCCCGGAGAGCGTGGTGCCCCTGGTGCCATTGGACCTGGTGGTGCCCGTGGATCCCCCGGATCTGCTGGAAGCGAGGGCGCTAAGGTAATCTTGGCAGAAGGTGAAACATGGTTCTGACTCTGCTTCTGAAAACTTCTTCATTGTAAtatcttccttcttcttcttcagggAGATGCTGGAGCACCCGGTGCACCCGGAGCTCAGGGACCTCCTGGACTGCAGGGAATGCCTGGTGAGCGTGGTGCCGGTGGTCTTCCAGGACTGAGAGGAGACAGAGTGAGTTGTGACACTAGCGTTATATTGGACCTGCAAAGAACTCCCATTGCTTTTTAATCTCATGCATTGTCCTCTCTTACTTATCCAGGGTGAACAAGGAGCTAAGGGAACTGATGGAGCACCTGGCAAGGATGGTCCCCGTGGTATGAGCGGTCCTATTGGACTTCCCGGATCCGCCGGAGCTACTGGAGACAAGGGAGAGGCTGGTCCCAGTGGACCTGCTGGACCTGCTGGAGCTCGTGGAGGCCCTGTGAGTTATGAAAAGAAAAGGCCCAACTGTCACCCTGACATCATTCCATAGGTCTCCTCAGTCTGTCCAGGAGCAGAAGTAGCTTCAGTTGAGGGCACCTTAGTCATTATCTTCACATGTTCTAATCTTCTCCTCTTCCATAGGGTGAGCGTGGAGAGGCCGGACCACCCGGACCTGCTGGATTTGCTGGACCTCCTGTAAGTTTCACTGGCTTTCTCGCAGACTCTTTTCCTGTTAAACTAAAACAAGAATAACTTACATTTCCCTCTTGACCACCATCTAGGGTGCTGATGGACTGGCTGGTGCTAAGGGAGAGGCTGGTAACAATGGTGCTAAGGGAGATGCTGGTCCTCCTGGCGCTGCTGGACCCACTGGTGCCCCCGGACCTCAGGTTTGTAGAAAATCCCCTTCTATACAATATTTGTATGTTATTAGCGTTACTATGCCTTCTGACGCTGTTCTGTGTTCATTTAGGGTCCCGTTGGAAACACTGGCCCCAAAGGAGCTCGCGGAGCAATGGGACCTTCTGTGAGTTAAAACTCTCTTCCTACTCATGCATCAAATTTAACTAATAAACCCTCTGTCTGCTTCCCAAGGGTGTAACTGGTTTCCCTGGTGCTGTCGGCAGAGTTGGACCACCCGGCCCCTCTGTAAGTTACAATGAATGACAGCACTTTAATAAGACATCATGAAGCTTTCTACTGGGCTGTGAGGTTAATTGTATCCGATCAATGTATGGAACAGGGCCACGCTGGACCCCCTGGCGCTTCTGGACCCGGTGGAAAGGAAGGAGCCAAAGGAAACCGTGGTGACACTGGACCTGCTGGTCGCGCCGGTGAGGTGGGACCTCATGGACCCCCAGGACCTGCTGGAGAGAAGGGTAGCCCCGGTGCCGATGGTGCTTCAGTAAGTTGAAACCTACATCACAAAAACACTTCTGCGACAAGGCTCTTTTCTAGATTTGAGTAGATTCTTGAATCCAACACCAGTGTCTTaatacttttttcttgtaataccctGCAGGGTAGCGCTGGAATTCCTGGACCTCAGGGTATTGGTGGGCAGCGTGGTATTGTTGGTCTGTCTGGACAAAGAGGAGAGCGAGGATTCCCTGGCCTGCCTGGACCTTCTGTAAGCTCATTGTAGTTATACTTGATGTTTAAAACCATAGTTAAACACGCTTAAATGACAGCAACCAACACACTTGAGTCCAGCTCCAATTTATAGTGCTTTTGGAGTTGGTCACAAGAAAGATCTATGTGATAAAACACACATAGTGGATGTAGTGCACAACGTGTAACCAAATGCACCCATGCCGTGTCACCACTACAGGGAGAGCCCGGAAAGCAGGGATCCGGTGGCCCCTCTGGTGAGCGCGGACCTCCTGGACCCATGGGACCCCCTGGACTGGCTGGACCCTCTGGAGAGACCGGACGCGAGGTAAAACGATTATCCAATAACCCTCCTTGCGTGTGTAGGTCAGTCCTGTAACTAATCCAATGTTTGTTTTAGGGAGCCGCTGGTAACGAGGGATCCGCTGGCCGTGATGGACCTGCCGGACCCAAGGTGAGTCGAGTAGACAACACTACAATCAGTACAAGCAAGTTAATTTATGGAGATAAGGATTACAtctatgcttcttcctactccttttcgcatATTATGTATTGTAAAAACGTGTTCCCTGATGTAAATGAAACCAATATCAGAGCTAGTTCTGTGGATCTCACCGGAATGAGCCTGACTGATGCTATTCATGTTTCATGCCATCATGTGCAACTTAAGGAAGTGGTTCACATAGTTTCCTCTCAGCTGACCCAATCTCAAAACGTGGTAAAAGCCTCTCTTTTACGATCACCCAGTAACTGGGCTTAAGTCCATAGAAGACA of Nerophis lumbriciformis linkage group LG22, RoL_Nlum_v2.1, whole genome shotgun sequence contains these proteins:
- the col1a1a gene encoding collagen, type I, alpha 1a, with the translated sequence MFSFVDLRLALLLGAAVLLVRAQGEDDREGGSCTLDGQVFADRDVWKPEPCQICVCDSGTVMCDEVICEDTADCPNPVIPHDECCPICPDDGYQGQSQVEGPKGDRGPKGERGLAGPAGNDGVPGQPGLPGPPGPPGPPGLGGNFSPQMSGGYSDKSPPIPVPGPMGPMGPRGPPGSAGASGPQGFTGPPGESGESGASGPMGPRGPAGPSGKNGEDGESGKPGRSGERGPPGAQGARGFPGTPGLPGIKGHRGFSGLDGAKGDGGPAGPKGETGAAGENGTPGAMGPRGLPGERGRSGAAGAAGARGNDGAAGAAGPPGPTGPAGPPGFPGGPGAKGEAGPQGSRGAEGPAGSRGEPGNPGPAGAAGAAGNPGSDGAAGAKGGPGASGVAGAPGFPGPRGPPGAHGAAGAAGPKGNTGEAGAPGSKGEHGAKGEAGAPGVQGPPGPSGEEGKRGGRGEPGPVGGRGVPGERGGTGGRGFPGSDGAAGPKGATGERGSPGVAGAKGNSGEVGRTGEPGLPGAKGMTGSPGSPGPDGKMGPNGAPGQDGRPGPPGAVGARGQPGVMGFPGPKGAAGDGGKPGERGVMGPTGPVGAPGKDGDVGAQGAAGPSGPAGERGEAGPGGPPGFQGLPGPQGAIGETGKSGEQGVPGEAGASGPAGSRGDRGFPGERGAPGAIGPGGARGSPGSAGSEGAKGDAGAPGAPGAQGPPGLQGMPGERGAGGLPGLRGDRGEQGAKGTDGAPGKDGPRGMSGPIGLPGSAGATGDKGEAGPSGPAGPAGARGGPGERGEAGPPGPAGFAGPPGADGLAGAKGEAGNNGAKGDAGPPGAAGPTGAPGPQGPVGNTGPKGARGAMGPSGVTGFPGAVGRVGPPGPSGHAGPPGASGPGGKEGAKGNRGDTGPAGRAGEVGPHGPPGPAGEKGSPGADGASGSAGIPGPQGIGGQRGIVGLSGQRGERGFPGLPGPSGEPGKQGSGGPSGERGPPGPMGPPGLAGPSGETGREGAAGNEGSAGRDGPAGPKGDRGESGPAGIPGAPGPPGAPGPVGPAGKNGDRGDSGPAGPAGPAGPAGPRGPAGAHGIRGDKGESGEAGERGLKGHRGFTGMQGAPGPSGAHGEQGPAGVSGAAGPRGPSGSAGSSGKDGMTGLPGPSGPSGPRGRNGEMGPVGPSGPPGPPGAPGAPGGGFDLGFIAQPQEKGPDPFRHYRDDANVLRDRDLEVDGTLKTLSQQIEQIRSPDGTRKNPARTCRDLKMCHPDWKSGEYWIDPDQGCNQDAIKVYCNMETGETCVAPTQREVAKKNWYISKNIKEKKHVWFGEAMNEGFQFEYGSEGSMPEDVNIQMTFLRLMSTESSQNITYHCKNSISYMDAATGNLKKAVILQGSNEIEIRAEGNSRFTYSVLEDGCTSHTGTWGKTIIEYKTSKTSRLPIIDIAPMDVGAPDQEFGLEVGPVCFL